AAGACCAACGACCCGGCGCTGATCGCCCGGCACCCGCACCTGGTGTCGGTTAACAGCGCCCTGGAGGTGGACCTCTTCGCGCAGGCCAACGCCAGCCGGATCGGCACCCGGGTGCACTCGGGTTTCGGTGGGCAGACCGACTTCATCGTGGGTGCCCTGCACTCCCCCGGTGGGCAGGCGGTCATCGCGCTGCGCTCCTGGCACCCGAGGGCCGACGTGTCGACGGTCGTGCCGCTGCTCTCCGGGCCGGTGACCTCGTTCCAGCACAGCGCGATCGTCACCGAGCAGGGCTGCGCGTCGGTGTGGGGCCGGGACGCCGTCGAGCAGGCGCAGCAACTGGTGGACCACGCCGCCCACCCGGACGCCCGGGACGGGCTGCGCGCGGCCGGCCGCCGGATGGGCCTGCCGCTGCGCTGACCACCCGGGGTACGCGCCCGGCCCCCGCCTACCGGATGATGTCCCCCATGATCGATTGGCGACAGGACCGGATCGGGTCGGCGCTGCGCGGCGAGAACCCCACCGTGCTGGCCACCCTGCCGGGCGGGTTCGCGGTGCTCGGGGACGTGCAGTGGCTGCCCGGCTACTGCGTCCTGCTCGCCGACGACCCGACCGTGGAACGGCTCAGCGACCTGCCGAGGGCGCGGCGGCTGGCGTACCTGGAGAGCATGGACCGGCTCGCCGGGGCGGTGGAACGGGCCTGCAAGGCGGCGGACCCGGCCTTCCGCCGGGTGAACATCGAGATCCTCGGCAACACCGACCCCTTCCTGCACGCGCACGTCTGGCCCCGCTACGACTGGGAGCCGCCGGAGATCGTCGGGAAGCCGGTCTGGCTCTATCCGGCGGAACGGTGGCGCGACCCGGCGACCGCGCTCGGCCCCCGGCACGACGGGCTGCGCGCCGCGATCACCCGCGAACTGTCGCGCTGAGCCTCAGCCGACGGGGGGCGGGGTCGGGTCGACCGCCGAGCGCCGCCACAGGGCGGCGCTGACCAGCAGCATCCAGGCGATGAACAGGCCGGCCATCACGGCCCGCCGCCCCGAGCGGCGCCGCCCCGGTCGTACCGGGGGACGATACTGGGGCCCGGAACGACACCGGCGTACGGAGACTGTCATGTCGAGTGCCTCCCTGCCGCACGTCGACGAGCACGCGACGATCGTCGCCGCGCCGCCCGAGGACGTCTGGCCGCACCTGTGCGACACCGTGGAACGGGCGTTCTCCCGCCCCGGGATGAGCCACTACCCGCGCCTGGTCGGCTCCGCCGAGCCCTCGGCGTCCGGGCCCCGGCCGCTCGCCGAGGGCTCCACTCTCCCCGGCTTCCGGGTGGTCACCGCGCTGCCCGGGCGCGAGCTGGTCCTGGCGGGGCGGCACTGGTTCGCCACGTACGCCCTGATCTTCCGGCTGGAGCCCGCCGGCCCCGGCCGGACCCGGCTGCGCGCGGAGACCCGGGCGGTCTTCCCCGGCGTGGCCGGCGGCCTCTACCGGATGGCCGTCATCGGCAGCGGCGGGCACCGGATCGCCGTGCGGCGGCTGCTCGCCACGGTCCGCCGTCGCGCCGGGGGACCGCCACCGGCTCGGCCCTGATCACCGCGCGGTACCGTGCTGCCAGGCAACCAGGAGAGGTAGGGGGCGACGGCAGTGAGCGGAACGGACCCGGGCTGGTCCTCCGGCGACCCGGCCGCGCTGCTCGACGCGTTCGAGCAGTTCCCCGGCTTCGTCTGGGTCT
This genomic interval from Micromonospora sp. CCTCC AA 2012012 contains the following:
- a CDS encoding HIT family protein; its protein translation is MIDWRQDRIGSALRGENPTVLATLPGGFAVLGDVQWLPGYCVLLADDPTVERLSDLPRARRLAYLESMDRLAGAVERACKAADPAFRRVNIEILGNTDPFLHAHVWPRYDWEPPEIVGKPVWLYPAERWRDPATALGPRHDGLRAAITRELSR
- a CDS encoding SRPBCC family protein; translation: MSSASLPHVDEHATIVAAPPEDVWPHLCDTVERAFSRPGMSHYPRLVGSAEPSASGPRPLAEGSTLPGFRVVTALPGRELVLAGRHWFATYALIFRLEPAGPGRTRLRAETRAVFPGVAGGLYRMAVIGSGGHRIAVRRLLATVRRRAGGPPPARP